A genomic stretch from Malus domestica chromosome 15, GDT2T_hap1 includes:
- the LOC103410755 gene encoding uncharacterized protein, whose protein sequence is MEWRKCYLDVILVPLGFLMTASYHAWLWHKVRTDPRSTIIGINTSGRRFWVSAMMKDNEKKNILAVQTLRNTIMGSTLMATTSILLCSGLAAVISSTYSVKKPLNDTVYGAHGEFMVALKYVTLLTIFLFSFMCHSLSIRFINQVNILINSPQEPTSLVTPEYVSALLERGYLLNTAGNRLFYGALPLVLWIFGPVLVFLCSATMVPVLYNLDFVSSSSTEKTKMDIGNENGDAFV, encoded by the exons ATGGAATGGAGAAAATGCTACTTGGATGTCATTCTTGTACCACTAGGGTTCCTCATGACTGCTTCGTATCATGCTTGGTTATGGCATAAGGTTCGGACCGACCCACGATCTACCATCATCGGCATAAACACCAGCGGACGACGATTCTGGGTCTCGGCGATGATGAAG GACAATGAAAAGAAGAACATCCTGGCCGTCCAAACCCTTCGTAACACGATCATGGGATCAACCCTAATGGCCACCACATCAATCCTCCTATGCTCCGGCCTAGCAGCTGTGATCAGCAGCACATACAGTGTGAAGAAACCGCTCAATGACACCGTTTACGGGGCACACGGGGAATTCATGGTTGCTTTAAAATACGTTACCCTACTCACAATTTTCCTCTTCTCGTTCATGTGTCACTCGCTTTCAATCAGGTTCATAAACCAAGTGAACATCCTAATTAACAGTCCACAAGAACCCACGTCGTTGGTGACTCCAGAGTATGTGTCTGCGCTTTTGGAAAGGGGTTACTTGTTAAACACTGCGGGGAACAGGTTGTTTTATGGAGCACTGCCTCTCGTGCTTTGGATATTTGGACCAGTTTTGGTGTTTTTGTGTTCTGCCACGATGGTGCCTGTGCTTTACAATTTGGACTTTGTGTCTAGCAGTAGCACTGAAAAGACAAAAATGGATATTGGTAATGAAAATGGGGATGCATTTGTATGA
- the LOC103431331 gene encoding protein SMALL AUXIN UP-REGULATED RNA 51-like, with product MNNTMDSKTSNKIRDIVRLQQILKKWRKIANSSKAISAATTTTSTSKSIKFLKRTLSLSEKTTTSCEASNNAAVPKGYLAVCVGEELKRFVIPTDYLGGPAFHILLREAEEEFGFQQTGVLRIPCEVSVFEGILKMVEEDKDLFFNNMVGDCSTASDGQLNFSHHPENPMCI from the coding sequence ATGAACAACACCATGGATTCAAAGACATCAAACAAGATCAGAGACATTGTCAGGCTCCAACAGATTCTCAAAAAGTGGAGAAAGATTGCTAACTCATCAAAAGCAATATCCGCCGCCACCACTACCACCTCCACCAGCAAGAGCATCAAGTTTCTGAAGAGGACACTTTCTCTGTCTGAAAAAACAACCACTTCATGTGAAGCCTCAAACAATGCTGCTGTCCCAAAAGGCTACCTTGCTGTCTGTGTTGGGGAAGAGCTCAAGAGGTTTGTCATCCCAACCGACTACTTGGGTGGGCCAGCTTTCCACATTCTGTTGAGAGAGGCGGAGGAGGAGTTTGGGTTTCAGCAGACCGGCGTTTTGAGGATTCCATGTGAGGTTTCTGTGTTTGAAGGTATTCTGAAGATGGTGGAGGAAGACAAGGACTTGTTCTTCAATAATATGGTGGGAGATTGCTCAACAGCATCAGATGGCCAGCTCAACTTTTCTCACCACCCAGAAAACCCAATGTGCATATAG